The Salmo salar chromosome ssa04, Ssal_v3.1, whole genome shotgun sequence genomic sequence AATGTGCACCCTTTGGGACCCGTGGACAGAGTTTGGGGAATGCCACTTTAGTGTCTTGACACGGAGCATTCCTCACAGCAGCCAGAAGAGGGCAGTATTTAATTCAACCAGCAATAGGAATGATTGACAGACAAAGCTTAGTCTAGGCCAGGGGTAAGCAACCCTATTTCTTGAGTGCAGCAAGTACTGCAGGATTATGTCCCAACCTGGtaccatactgtacagtatatgtgtgagTATGTGAAGGGAAAGgtaatacctagtcagttgcacaactgaatgcattcaaccaaaatgtgtattCCACATTTAAACCAACCCTTCTGAatgagagaggtgcagggggctacCTTAATCAATGTTATCGGCACCCGGGGAGCTATGTGTGAACATGACTAACACCAGCAACACCACTGCTGATACtgagaaaaagtgtgtgtgtactgtggtaaGGGGGTTGTGGTTTGAGGGGTACTTGTGCCTGTAGGTGTCTGTTCTCAGCAAGAGAGGAGGGACTGTGAAAATACCACAAGACCACTGGTATAACAAGGCTTCCTGAAAGCTGGACATTTCAATGCTGTTTCTGTATCTGACCAATATATGTTGACATCATGGCAAGACAGAAGATCCTAACCTTTGCTGTGATGCATTTCATCCAGGATTGGACTTTGGGTGTGGACTCCAAGATGGTAAGACACTACACTATTTAGACTGCacatgagaaagaaagaaaataaatcaacaacgagagagagagagagagagaaatttaaattaaattaaataaattatatttttttccctccaTATTGTATGAAGGTTCATCTCCATCAGCCTGGTCTCAATTTCCCTGTACCCTTAGACATGGTCCCTAACTCTATTGACGACAAGTTCAAACACTGCACTGAAAAAATGTACAAGAAGGTGCAGGAGGAATATCTTCCAAATGAAAACCCCACCGAAGGGATCTTCAAACAAGCCTGGATGAAGGCAGAAGGATGTGCAACTATTGAGAAAGTGAAGAAACGATTCCAAAAGGACAAGTCCAAGTACAATCCTGAAGAACTTACACATGATCATATCAAGGCTATCTGTGCTTACACAGCAGAGGAACCTGAGATATACTCAGTGTTCAACCAAGCAGTCCGGACCAATAGAACAGAGTGCACCACCTCCTTCCAGTTCCACTCCCTGCATTTCCTGCTGACTGATGCTCTCCGCCTCCTGAAAGAAAACCAACTGGGCTGTCACACCACATATCGAAGAAGCAACATGTCAGTAAAAGTTAACAAAGTAATCAGATTCGGCTTCTTTGCCTCCAGCTCTCTCGACAAGGGAATTAGTAAAAGATTTGGAGAAAAGTCTTGCTTTGAGATAACAACGTGTTTTGGCGCTTACCTGAAGTCCTTCCCCAAACTGGGGAATCATGAaaaggaggtgttgattccaccGTATGAAGAGTTCAGAGTTATTGCTGTGCTGAAGAAAGAAAATGATAGAAACCTTTGGTGTGATGTTGTGTACAAACTAAAAAATATCAAAGCCCCCAGGAGTAACCTGAATTGCAAACTTTTTAAGTA encodes the following:
- the LOC106602217 gene encoding erythroblast NAD(P)(+)--arginine ADP-ribosyltransferase-like, translating into MARQKILTFAVMHFIQDWTLGVDSKMVHLHQPGLNFPVPLDMVPNSIDDKFKHCTEKMYKKVQEEYLPNENPTEGIFKQAWMKAEGCATIEKVKKRFQKDKSKYNPEELTHDHIKAICAYTAEEPEIYSVFNQAVRTNRTECTTSFQFHSLHFLLTDALRLLKENQLGCHTTYRRSNMSVKVNKVIRFGFFASSSLDKGISKRFGEKSCFEITTCFGAYLKSFPKLGNHEKEVLIPPYEEFRVIAVLKKENDRNLWCDVVYKLKNIKAPRSNLNCKLFK